In the Streptomyces formicae genome, one interval contains:
- a CDS encoding non-ribosomal peptide synthetase, protein MSAEIEDILPLSPLQEGLLYHAQHGTEGAAGTVDGYGVQLILRLAGPLDHARLRAACGALLARHANLRAAFLHEDLDRPVQLIAAEVETPWREHDLRGVGAGAAPVAESFAAADADLPPAPQAVAAQLLREERERGFDLTRPPLLRFALVQLADDEHLLAFTHHHILLDGWSVPVLVRELLTLYAHHGDPAPLPRVRPFRDYLAWLAGRDREASLGVWSAALAGIEGPTRLAPEAAPASPGAAARAPAHLTTDLDERLTADLRTRAAAGGLTLNTLIQGAWAVLLHKLTGRDDVVFGGVVSVRPPELPGVADMVGLLINTLPVRVRVAPDDSLGAVCARLQDEQSRLIDHQYIGLAELQRVAGKGELFDTVVVHENYPVDTEATADPNTPGPRVTGTEDHGGTHYPLALITHPGDRLRLRLDHRTDLFDAAAARDILDRLVRILRAAATGPGRPVARTDVLSATERGRALTDWGRGAPQRGHGPLPVPGEPDLSRLFAAQAARTPDRIAVVDGGTRLTYRELDVRAEALARELVECGAGPGRHVAVAMDRSADLVVALLAVVRSGAAYVPIDTRWPAERRRFILRDTDAHVLLPDAWAPRTLTQDAARAPRCGTAAAHPDALAYVMYTSGSTGLPKGVAVTHRDVIALAADARFTGGAHDRVLLHSSHAFDAATYEIWVPLLNGGRVVVAPPGELTAPAVKGLVAEQGLTAAFLTIGLFRLLAEEAADCFGGLREVWTGGERVPPEPLRAVLDACPGTTVVAVYGPTETTTFATCRAFAPGDRVPDTVPIGGPMDGTRTYVLDRSLGLVPPGTVGELYVAGAGLARGYVRRPGLSAERFVADPYADSYGVPGGRMYRTGDLARWTPEGRLEFAGRADTQVKVRGFRIEPGEVETVLLAQPGVGHAAVVVREDRPGDRRLVAYVVPGSGRATDEVDTARLTDALAEQLPGHMVPSAVVVLGALPLTVNGKLDRSALPAPGHATVAGGREPRTERERALCGLFAEVLGVPEVTVDDSFFALGGDSLLSMRLAGRIRASLGVELPLPLLFKHPTVASLAPHLPGSDAPPQRPRLRRMR, encoded by the coding sequence GTGAGCGCGGAAATCGAAGACATCCTGCCGCTGTCCCCGTTGCAGGAAGGGCTGCTCTACCACGCCCAGCACGGCACGGAGGGCGCGGCGGGCACGGTCGACGGCTACGGCGTCCAGCTGATCCTGCGCCTCGCGGGCCCCCTGGACCACGCCCGCCTCCGAGCCGCCTGCGGCGCCCTGCTGGCCCGCCACGCCAACCTCCGCGCCGCGTTCCTCCACGAGGACCTGGACCGCCCGGTGCAGCTGATCGCGGCCGAGGTGGAGACGCCCTGGCGGGAGCATGACCTGAGGGGGGTGGGCGCGGGTGCGGCGCCTGTGGCGGAGTCCTTCGCGGCAGCCGATGCGGACCTGCCCCCCGCCCCGCAAGCCGTCGCCGCGCAGTTGCTCCGCGAGGAGCGCGAGCGCGGGTTCGATCTGACGCGGCCGCCCCTGCTGCGGTTCGCGCTCGTGCAACTCGCGGACGACGAGCACCTGTTGGCGTTCACCCACCACCACATCCTCCTCGACGGCTGGTCCGTCCCCGTCCTCGTACGCGAACTGCTCACGCTCTACGCCCACCACGGCGACCCCGCGCCGCTGCCCCGGGTCCGTCCCTTCCGCGACTACCTGGCCTGGCTCGCCGGGCGGGACCGGGAGGCGTCGCTCGGCGTGTGGTCGGCGGCGCTCGCCGGGATCGAAGGACCCACCCGGCTCGCCCCCGAGGCGGCCCCCGCGAGCCCCGGCGCCGCCGCACGGGCGCCCGCGCACCTGACCACCGACCTCGACGAGCGCCTCACCGCGGACCTGCGCACCCGCGCCGCGGCGGGCGGGCTGACCCTCAACACCCTGATCCAGGGCGCCTGGGCAGTGCTCCTGCACAAGCTGACGGGACGCGACGACGTGGTGTTCGGCGGCGTCGTGTCGGTGCGGCCGCCGGAGCTGCCCGGCGTGGCCGACATGGTGGGACTGCTCATCAACACGCTGCCCGTGCGCGTCCGGGTCGCACCGGACGACAGCCTCGGCGCCGTCTGCGCCCGCCTCCAGGACGAGCAGTCCCGGCTGATCGACCACCAGTACATCGGGCTCGCCGAGCTGCAACGCGTCGCGGGTAAGGGCGAGTTGTTCGACACGGTCGTCGTTCACGAGAACTACCCCGTCGACACCGAGGCCACCGCGGACCCGAACACGCCGGGACCGCGCGTCACCGGCACCGAGGACCACGGCGGCACGCACTACCCGCTGGCCCTGATCACCCACCCCGGCGACCGGCTGCGGCTGCGCCTGGACCACAGGACCGACCTCTTCGACGCGGCCGCCGCGCGCGACATCCTGGACCGCCTCGTACGGATCCTGCGGGCTGCGGCGACGGGCCCCGGGCGCCCGGTGGCCCGCACGGACGTCCTGTCCGCGACGGAGCGCGGGCGCGCCCTCACCGACTGGGGCCGCGGCGCCCCGCAGAGAGGCCACGGCCCGCTGCCCGTCCCCGGCGAGCCCGACCTGTCGCGGCTCTTCGCGGCCCAGGCGGCCAGGACCCCGGACCGGATCGCGGTCGTGGACGGCGGGACCCGGCTGACCTACCGCGAACTGGACGTGCGCGCCGAGGCGTTGGCCCGCGAGCTCGTGGAGTGCGGGGCCGGCCCCGGGCGGCACGTCGCCGTCGCGATGGACCGCTCGGCGGACCTCGTGGTGGCGCTGCTCGCCGTCGTGCGGTCGGGCGCCGCCTACGTGCCGATCGACACCCGCTGGCCCGCGGAGCGGCGCCGGTTCATCCTGCGCGACACCGACGCGCACGTCCTGCTCCCCGACGCGTGGGCGCCGCGCACCCTCACCCAGGACGCCGCCCGCGCCCCGCGCTGCGGGACCGCCGCGGCCCACCCCGACGCCCTCGCGTACGTGATGTACACCTCCGGCTCCACGGGCCTGCCCAAGGGCGTCGCCGTCACGCACCGCGACGTGATCGCCCTCGCGGCGGACGCGCGGTTCACCGGCGGCGCGCACGACCGGGTCCTGCTGCACTCGTCGCACGCCTTCGACGCCGCCACCTACGAGATCTGGGTGCCGCTCCTCAACGGCGGCCGGGTCGTCGTGGCGCCCCCCGGCGAACTGACCGCGCCCGCCGTCAAGGGGCTCGTCGCCGAACAAGGCCTGACCGCCGCGTTCTTGACGATCGGTCTGTTCCGGCTGCTCGCCGAGGAGGCGGCGGACTGCTTCGGCGGCCTCCGCGAGGTGTGGACGGGCGGCGAACGCGTGCCGCCCGAGCCGCTGCGCGCCGTGCTCGACGCCTGCCCCGGCACCACCGTCGTCGCCGTGTACGGGCCGACCGAGACGACGACCTTCGCCACCTGCCGGGCGTTCGCACCGGGCGACCGGGTCCCGGACACCGTGCCGATCGGCGGCCCGATGGACGGCACCCGCACCTACGTGCTCGACCGCTCCCTCGGGCTCGTCCCGCCGGGCACCGTGGGGGAGCTGTACGTGGCGGGCGCGGGGCTGGCCCGTGGCTACGTGCGGCGCCCCGGCCTGTCGGCCGAGCGCTTCGTCGCGGATCCGTACGCCGATTCGTACGGAGTGCCCGGCGGGCGCATGTACCGCACGGGCGACCTGGCGCGCTGGACGCCCGAGGGGCGACTGGAGTTCGCCGGGCGCGCCGACACCCAGGTGAAGGTGCGCGGCTTCCGCATCGAGCCCGGCGAGGTCGAGACGGTGCTCCTGGCCCAGCCGGGCGTCGGGCACGCCGCGGTCGTCGTCCGCGAGGACAGGCCGGGCGACCGGCGGCTCGTCGCCTACGTGGTGCCGGGCAGCGGCCGCGCGACCGACGAGGTCGACACGGCGCGGCTCACCGACGCGCTGGCCGAACAGCTTCCTGGGCACATGGTGCCTTCGGCCGTCGTCGTACTCGGCGCGCTGCCGCTGACCGTCAACGGCAAGCTGGACCGCAGCGCGCTCCCGGCCCCCGGGCACGCCACCGTGGCGGGCGGCCGCGAGCCGCGCACGGAGCGGGAGCGCGCCCTGTGCGGGCTCTTCGCCGAGGTGCTCGGGGTGCCCGAGGTCACCGTCGACGACAGCTTCTTCGCGCTCGGCGGCGACAGCCTCCTGAGCATGCGGCTCGCGGGCCGGATCCGCGCCTCGCTCGGCGTGGAACTCCCGCTGCCGCTGCTGTTCAAGCACCCCACGGTGGCCTCCCTCGCACCACACCTGCCGGGCTCGGACGCGCCGCCGCAGCGTCCCCGGCTGAGGCGGATGCGCTGA